The Streptomyces sp. RKAG293 genome includes a region encoding these proteins:
- a CDS encoding mannose-1-phosphate guanyltransferase, with protein MKAVVMAGGEGTRLRPMTSSMPKPLLPVANRPIMQHVLTLLKRHGLTETVVTVQFLASLVKNYFGDGEELGMELTYANEEKPLGTAGSVKNAEEALKDDSFLVISGDALTDFDLTELIEFHKEKGALVTVCLTRVPNPLEFGITIVDEEGKVERFLEKPTWGQVFSDTVNTGIYVMEPEVFDYVAADTSVDWSSDVFPQLMKEGKPVYGFIAEGYWEDVGTHESYIKAQADVLEGKVDVDLDGFEISPGVWVAEGAEVSPDAVLRGPLYIGDYAKVEAGAEIREHTVIGSNVVVKSGAFLHKAVIHDNVYVGQGTNLRGCVVGKNTDIMRAARIDDGAVIGDECLIGEESIIAGNVRVYPFKTIEAGAFVNTSVIWESRGQAHLFGARGVSGILNVEITPELVVRLAGAYATTLKKGSTVTTARDHSRGARALKRAVISALQTSAIDVRDLENVPLPVARQQTARGSAGGIMIRTTPGTPDSVDIMFFDERGADLSAGGQRKLDRVFARQEYRRAFPGEIGDLRFPSSVFDSYTGSLLRAVDTSGVAESGMKVVVDAANGSAGLVLPSLLGRLGVDAFTINPGLNEARPTETADERRSGLVRLGEIVASARAAFGVRFDPVGERLSLVDERGRIVEDDRALLVMLDLVAAERRSGRVGLPVTTTRIAEQVAAYHGTQVAWTTTSPDDLTRVGRAESTIFGGDGRGGFIIPEFSSVFDGSAAFVRLIGLVARTQLTLSQIDARIPRAHVLRRDVATPWAVKGLVMRSVVEAAGDRSVDTTDGVRVVESDGRWVMVLPDPAEAVTHLWAEGPDDASAQELLDEWSAIVEGAGH; from the coding sequence ATGAAGGCCGTCGTGATGGCCGGCGGCGAAGGCACGCGCCTTCGCCCAATGACCTCGAGTATGCCCAAGCCCCTGCTGCCGGTTGCGAACCGGCCGATCATGCAGCACGTGCTGACGCTGCTCAAGCGGCACGGTCTCACCGAGACCGTGGTGACCGTGCAGTTCCTCGCATCCCTCGTCAAGAATTACTTCGGGGACGGCGAAGAACTTGGCATGGAGCTCACGTACGCCAATGAGGAAAAGCCACTCGGGACAGCCGGGAGTGTGAAGAACGCCGAAGAGGCGCTCAAGGACGACTCCTTCCTTGTGATTTCTGGCGATGCGCTCACGGACTTCGACCTCACCGAGCTCATCGAATTCCACAAGGAAAAGGGCGCACTTGTCACCGTATGCCTGACGCGGGTGCCGAACCCGCTGGAGTTCGGCATCACGATCGTGGACGAAGAGGGCAAGGTCGAACGCTTCCTGGAGAAGCCGACCTGGGGCCAGGTCTTCTCCGACACCGTCAATACGGGCATCTACGTCATGGAGCCCGAAGTCTTCGACTACGTGGCAGCCGACACGTCCGTCGACTGGTCGAGCGATGTCTTCCCGCAGTTGATGAAGGAAGGCAAGCCGGTCTACGGCTTCATCGCCGAGGGCTACTGGGAAGACGTCGGCACGCACGAGAGCTACATCAAGGCGCAGGCGGACGTCCTCGAGGGCAAGGTCGATGTCGATCTCGACGGATTCGAGATCTCGCCGGGCGTCTGGGTGGCCGAGGGTGCCGAGGTCAGCCCCGACGCGGTACTGCGCGGACCCCTGTACATCGGGGACTACGCGAAGGTCGAGGCCGGTGCGGAGATCCGCGAGCACACGGTCATCGGCTCGAACGTCGTCGTCAAGTCCGGTGCGTTCCTGCACAAGGCCGTGATTCACGACAACGTCTACGTCGGCCAGGGAACGAACCTGCGCGGCTGTGTGGTCGGCAAGAACACCGACATCATGCGGGCGGCGCGGATCGACGACGGTGCGGTGATCGGCGATGAATGCCTGATCGGCGAGGAGTCGATCATCGCGGGCAACGTCCGCGTCTATCCGTTCAAGACCATCGAGGCCGGCGCGTTCGTCAACACCTCGGTCATCTGGGAATCGCGGGGCCAGGCGCATCTTTTCGGTGCGCGCGGTGTCTCGGGAATCCTGAACGTGGAGATCACCCCGGAACTGGTCGTACGGCTCGCCGGTGCCTACGCCACCACGCTGAAGAAGGGGTCCACGGTCACCACGGCCCGCGACCACTCCCGTGGTGCGCGAGCGCTGAAGCGCGCGGTGATCTCGGCCCTGCAGACCAGCGCCATCGACGTCCGGGACCTGGAGAACGTCCCGCTGCCGGTGGCCAGGCAGCAGACGGCGCGCGGCAGCGCCGGCGGCATCATGATCCGCACGACCCCCGGCACCCCGGACTCCGTCGACATCATGTTCTTCGACGAGCGCGGCGCGGACCTGTCGGCGGGCGGGCAGCGCAAGCTGGACCGGGTCTTCGCCCGCCAGGAGTACCGCCGTGCCTTCCCCGGTGAGATCGGTGACCTGCGCTTCCCGTCGAGCGTCTTCGACTCCTATACCGGTTCGCTGCTGCGGGCCGTCGACACCTCGGGTGTCGCGGAGTCGGGGATGAAGGTCGTCGTGGACGCGGCGAACGGCAGCGCGGGACTGGTGCTGCCGAGCCTGCTCGGACGGCTGGGCGTCGACGCGTTCACCATCAACCCCGGGCTGAACGAGGCCCGGCCGACGGAGACCGCGGACGAGCGCCGGTCCGGGCTGGTGCGGCTGGGCGAGATCGTCGCCTCGGCCCGCGCGGCCTTCGGCGTCCGGTTCGACCCGGTCGGTGAGCGGCTGTCGCTGGTGGACGAGCGCGGCAGGATCGTCGAGGACGACCGGGCGCTGCTGGTGATGCTGGACCTGGTCGCGGCCGAGCGGCGCAGCGGACGGGTGGGACTGCCGGTCACCACGACCCGTATCGCCGAGCAGGTGGCGGCGTACCACGGCACACAGGTGGCGTGGACGACGACCTCGCCCGACGACCTCACGCGGGTCGGCCGGGCGGAGAGCACGATCTTCGGCGGCGACGGCCGGGGCGGCTTCATCATCCCCGAGTTCAGCAGCGTCTTCGACGGGTCGGCGGCGTTCGTGCGGCTGATCGGCCTGGTGGCCCGTACCCAGCTCACGCTCAGCCAGATCGACGCCCGGATCCCGCGCGCCCATGTGCTGCGGCGCGATGTGGCGACTCCGTGGGCGGTCAAGGGGCTCGTGATGCGGAGCGTGGTCGAGGCCGCGGGCGACCGGTCGGTGGACACCACCGACGGTGTCCGGGTCGTGGAGTCCGACGGCCGCTGGGTGATGGTCCTGCCCGACCCCGCGGAAGCGGTCACGCATCTGTGGGCGGAAGGTCCGGACGACGCGTCCGCCCAGGAGCTGCTCGACGAGTGGTCGGCGATCGTGGAGGGCGCGGGTCACTGA
- a CDS encoding CDP-alcohol phosphatidyltransferase family protein has protein sequence MEVQETRVQTDRIFTIPNILSMARLVGVPVFLWLILWPEFGGPKADGWALLVLALSGISDYLDGKLARRWNQVSNLGRLLDPAADRLFVLSTLIGLTWRDILPLWLPLLLLAREVMMGVMLLILRRHGYGPPQVNFVGKAATFNLMYAFPLLLLSDGSGWLATLAATCGWAFAGWGTTLYWWAGILYVVQVRRLVRMDATAD, from the coding sequence GTGGAGGTCCAGGAGACACGGGTGCAAACGGATCGGATCTTCACGATCCCCAACATCCTGAGTATGGCTCGCCTGGTGGGCGTTCCGGTGTTCCTGTGGCTGATCCTGTGGCCCGAGTTCGGTGGGCCGAAGGCCGACGGCTGGGCGCTGCTGGTACTCGCGCTCAGCGGTATCAGTGACTATCTGGACGGCAAGCTCGCGCGGCGGTGGAACCAGGTCAGCAATCTCGGCCGGCTCCTCGACCCGGCCGCGGACCGGCTGTTCGTACTGTCCACCCTGATCGGGCTCACCTGGAGGGACATCCTCCCCTTGTGGCTGCCGTTGCTCCTGCTGGCCAGGGAGGTGATGATGGGGGTAATGCTCCTGATCCTCCGGCGGCACGGATACGGACCGCCGCAGGTGAACTTCGTGGGCAAGGCCGCCACCTTCAACCTGATGTACGCCTTCCCGCTGTTGTTGCTGAGTGATGGCAGCGGATGGCTCGCCACGCTGGCCGCAACGTGCGGATGGGCGTTCGCCGGATGGGGTACAACTCTGTACTGGTGGGCAGGGATCCTCTATGTAGTGCAGGTCCGCAGACTTGTGCGGATGGACGCCACGGCTGATTGA
- a CDS encoding PTS glucose transporter subunit IIA yields MTIVSSPLAGRAIGLAAVPDPVFSGAMVGPGTAIDPVREPSAAVSPVDGIIVSLHPHAFVVVDDEGHGVLTHLGIDTVQLNGDGFELLVAKGDTVRRGQEVIRWNPAAVEAAGKSPVCPVVALEATAEALSDVAAEGDVKAGAPLFVWQ; encoded by the coding sequence ATGACGATCGTTTCGTCCCCCCTGGCCGGACGTGCCATCGGGCTCGCGGCTGTGCCCGACCCGGTGTTCTCCGGCGCGATGGTGGGCCCCGGCACCGCCATTGACCCCGTGCGCGAGCCTTCGGCCGCGGTCTCCCCCGTCGACGGCATCATCGTCTCCCTGCACCCGCACGCGTTCGTCGTCGTGGACGACGAGGGTCACGGCGTATTGACGCACCTGGGCATCGACACCGTTCAGCTCAATGGGGACGGATTCGAGCTGCTCGTCGCGAAGGGCGACACCGTACGGCGGGGACAAGAGGTCATCCGCTGGAACCCGGCCGCGGTCGAGGCCGCGGGCAAGTCGCCGGTGTGCCCCGTCGTGGCTCTTGAGGCGACCGCCGAGGCGCTCAGCGATGTGGCCGCCGAGGGCGACGTCAAGGCCGGCGCCCCGCTCTTCGTCTGGCAGTAG